In Accipiter gentilis chromosome 17, bAccGen1.1, whole genome shotgun sequence, one DNA window encodes the following:
- the FGR gene encoding tyrosine-protein kinase Fgr isoform X3 — translation MGCVHCKEKGSGKGQVGGEVSPPPLPTSQYDPDPTQSGTIFTRIPDFNNFHGTAVPSAPSFTGPGVFTSNTLQMRSGGITGGGVTLFIALYDYEARTEDDLTFQKGEKFHIINNTEGDWWEARSLSSGTTGYIPSNYVAPVDSIQAEEWYFGKIGRKDAERQLLCHGNCRGTFLIRESETTKGAYSLSIRDWDEAKGDHVKHYKIRKLDNGGYYITTRAQFDTVQQLVQHYIGTWNGTTKVAVKTLKPGTMSPEAFLEEAQIMKRLRHDKLVQLYAVVSEEPIYIVTEFMSQGSLLDFLKDGDGRYLKLPQLVDMAAQIAAGMAYIERMNYIHRDLRAANILVGDNLVCKIADFGLARLIEDNEYTARQGAKFPIKWTAPEAALFGKFTIKSDVWSFGILLTELVTKGRVPYPGMNNREVLEQVERGYRMQCPGNCPPSLHEVMVQCWKREPEERPTFEYLQSFLEDYFTATEPQYQPGDNQ, via the exons ATGGGGTGTGTGCACTGCAAAGAGAAGGGATCTGGCAAAGGGCAGGTGGGGGGTGAGGTGagcccccccccactccccacctcCCAGTACGACCCCGACCCCACGCAGTCGGGCACCATCTTCACCCGCATCCCCGACTTCAACAACTTCCACGGCACGGCGGTGCCCTCGGCTCCATCCTTCACGGGGCCGGGGGTCTTCACCTCCAACACGCTGCAAATGAGGAGTGGGGGCATCACAG GTGGTGGCGTGACACTCTTCATCGCCCTGTACGACTATGAGGCCAGGACAGAGGATGACCTGACCTTCCAGAAAGGGGAGAAATTCCACATCATCAACAACAC GGAGGGTGACTGGTGGGAGGCCAGGTCGCTGAGCTCAGGCACCACGGGTTACATCCCCAGCAACTACGTGGCCCCCGTGGACTCTATCCAGGCAGAAGA GTGGTACTTTGGTAAGATCGGGCGCAAGGATGCGGAGCGGCAGCTCCTGTGCCATGGAAACTGCAGGGGCACCTTCCTCATCCGGGAGAGCGAGACCACAAAAG GTGCCTACTCCCTCTCCATCCGGGACTGGGACGAGGCCAAGGGAGACCACGTGAAGCACTATAAGATTCGGAAACTGGACAACGGGGGCTACTACATCACCACCCGCGCCCAGTTTGACACcgtccagcagctggtccagcaCTATATAG GCACATGGAATGGCACGACGAAGGTGGCGGTGAAGACGCTGAAGCCGGGCACCATGTCACCGGAGGCCTTCCTGGAGGAGGCGCAGATCATGAAGCGGCTGCGGCACGACAAGCTGGTGCAGCTCTACGCCGTCGTCTCGGAGGAGCCCATCTACATCGTCACGGAGTTCATGAGCCAGG gcagcttgCTGGATTTCCTAAAGGATGGGGATGGCCGCTACCTGAAGCTGCCCCAGCTGGTGGACATGGCTGCCCAG aTCGCGGCAGGCATGGCCTACATTGAGCGGATGAACTATATCCACCGGGACCTCCGCGCTGCCAACATCCTGGTGGGAGACAACCTGGTGTGCAAGATCGCCGACTTCGGCCTCGCTCGCCTCATCGAGGACAACGAGTACACGGCGCGCCAGG GTGCCAAGTTCCCCATCAAGTGGACAGCCCCAGAGGCCGCGCTTTTTGGGAAGTTCACCATCAAGTCCGACGTCTGGTCCTTTGGCATCCTCCTGACCGAGCTGGTGACCAAAGGCCGGGTGCCCTACCCAG GGATGAACAACCGGGAGGTGCTGGAGCAAGTAGAGCGGGGGTACCGCATGCAGTGCCCGGGCAACTGCCCCCCGTCCCTGCACGAAGTGATGGTGCAGTGCTGGAAGCGGGAGCCTGAGGAGCGTCCCACCTTCGAGTACCTCCAGTCCTTCCTCGAGGACTACTTCACCGCCACCGAGCCCCAGTACCAACCGGGGGACAACCAGTGA
- the FGR gene encoding tyrosine-protein kinase Fgr isoform X2 has translation MGCVHCKEKGSGKGQVGGEVSPPPLPTSQYDPDPTQSGTIFTRIPDFNNFHGTAVPSAPSFTGPGVFTSNTLQMRSGGITGGGVTLFIALYDYEARTEDDLTFQKGEKFHIINNTEGDWWEARSLSSGTTGYIPSNYVAPVDSIQAEEWYFGKIGRKDAERQLLCHGNCRGTFLIRESETTKGAYSLSIRDWDEAKGDHVKHYKIRKLDNGGYYITTRAQFDTVQQLVQHYIEYNDGLCHLLTRACPAMKPQTLGLAKDAWEIVRESISLDKKLGMGCFGDVWMGTWNGTTKVAVKTLKPGTMSPEAFLEEAQIMKRLRHDKLVQLYAVVSEEPIYIVTEFMSQGSLLDFLKDGDGRYLKLPQLVDMAAQIAAGMAYIERMNYIHRDLRAANILVGDNLVCKIADFGLARLIEDNEYTARQGAKFPIKWTAPEAALFGKFTIKSDVWSFGILLTELVTKGRVPYPGMNNREVLEQVERGYRMQCPGNCPPSLHEVMVQCWKREPEERPTFEYLQSFLEDYFTATEPQYQPGDNQ, from the exons ATGGGGTGTGTGCACTGCAAAGAGAAGGGATCTGGCAAAGGGCAGGTGGGGGGTGAGGTGagcccccccccactccccacctcCCAGTACGACCCCGACCCCACGCAGTCGGGCACCATCTTCACCCGCATCCCCGACTTCAACAACTTCCACGGCACGGCGGTGCCCTCGGCTCCATCCTTCACGGGGCCGGGGGTCTTCACCTCCAACACGCTGCAAATGAGGAGTGGGGGCATCACAG GTGGTGGCGTGACACTCTTCATCGCCCTGTACGACTATGAGGCCAGGACAGAGGATGACCTGACCTTCCAGAAAGGGGAGAAATTCCACATCATCAACAACAC GGAGGGTGACTGGTGGGAGGCCAGGTCGCTGAGCTCAGGCACCACGGGTTACATCCCCAGCAACTACGTGGCCCCCGTGGACTCTATCCAGGCAGAAGA GTGGTACTTTGGTAAGATCGGGCGCAAGGATGCGGAGCGGCAGCTCCTGTGCCATGGAAACTGCAGGGGCACCTTCCTCATCCGGGAGAGCGAGACCACAAAAG GTGCCTACTCCCTCTCCATCCGGGACTGGGACGAGGCCAAGGGAGACCACGTGAAGCACTATAAGATTCGGAAACTGGACAACGGGGGCTACTACATCACCACCCGCGCCCAGTTTGACACcgtccagcagctggtccagcaCTATATAG aatATAACGACGGGTTGTGCCATCTGCTAACCCGCGCGTGCCCCGCTATGAAGCCCCAGACCCTGGGATTAGCTAAGGACGCCTGGGAGATAGTGCGGGAATCCATCAGCCTCGACAAGAAACTCGGCATGGGATGTTTCGGAGACGTGTGGATGG GCACATGGAATGGCACGACGAAGGTGGCGGTGAAGACGCTGAAGCCGGGCACCATGTCACCGGAGGCCTTCCTGGAGGAGGCGCAGATCATGAAGCGGCTGCGGCACGACAAGCTGGTGCAGCTCTACGCCGTCGTCTCGGAGGAGCCCATCTACATCGTCACGGAGTTCATGAGCCAGG gcagcttgCTGGATTTCCTAAAGGATGGGGATGGCCGCTACCTGAAGCTGCCCCAGCTGGTGGACATGGCTGCCCAG aTCGCGGCAGGCATGGCCTACATTGAGCGGATGAACTATATCCACCGGGACCTCCGCGCTGCCAACATCCTGGTGGGAGACAACCTGGTGTGCAAGATCGCCGACTTCGGCCTCGCTCGCCTCATCGAGGACAACGAGTACACGGCGCGCCAGG GTGCCAAGTTCCCCATCAAGTGGACAGCCCCAGAGGCCGCGCTTTTTGGGAAGTTCACCATCAAGTCCGACGTCTGGTCCTTTGGCATCCTCCTGACCGAGCTGGTGACCAAAGGCCGGGTGCCCTACCCAG GGATGAACAACCGGGAGGTGCTGGAGCAAGTAGAGCGGGGGTACCGCATGCAGTGCCCGGGCAACTGCCCCCCGTCCCTGCACGAAGTGATGGTGCAGTGCTGGAAGCGGGAGCCTGAGGAGCGTCCCACCTTCGAGTACCTCCAGTCCTTCCTCGAGGACTACTTCACCGCCACCGAGCCCCAGTACCAACCGGGGGACAACCAGTGA
- the FGR gene encoding tyrosine-protein kinase Fgr isoform X1, whose protein sequence is MGCVHCKEKGSGKGQVGGEVSPPPLPTSQYDPDPTQSGTIFTRIPDFNNFHGTAVPSAPSFTGPGVFTSNTLQMRSGGITGGGVTLFIALYDYEARTEDDLTFQKGEKFHIINNTEGDWWEARSLSSGTTGYIPSNYVAPVDSIQAEEWYFGKIGRKDAERQLLCHGNCRGTFLIRESETTKGAYSLSIRDWDEAKGDHVKHYKIRKLDNGGYYITTRAQFDTVQQLVQHYIERAAGLCCRLAVPCHKGTPKLADLSVKTKDVWEIPRESLQLLKKLGNGQFGEVWMGTWNGTTKVAVKTLKPGTMSPEAFLEEAQIMKRLRHDKLVQLYAVVSEEPIYIVTEFMSQGSLLDFLKDGDGRYLKLPQLVDMAAQIAAGMAYIERMNYIHRDLRAANILVGDNLVCKIADFGLARLIEDNEYTARQGAKFPIKWTAPEAALFGKFTIKSDVWSFGILLTELVTKGRVPYPGMNNREVLEQVERGYRMQCPGNCPPSLHEVMVQCWKREPEERPTFEYLQSFLEDYFTATEPQYQPGDNQ, encoded by the exons ATGGGGTGTGTGCACTGCAAAGAGAAGGGATCTGGCAAAGGGCAGGTGGGGGGTGAGGTGagcccccccccactccccacctcCCAGTACGACCCCGACCCCACGCAGTCGGGCACCATCTTCACCCGCATCCCCGACTTCAACAACTTCCACGGCACGGCGGTGCCCTCGGCTCCATCCTTCACGGGGCCGGGGGTCTTCACCTCCAACACGCTGCAAATGAGGAGTGGGGGCATCACAG GTGGTGGCGTGACACTCTTCATCGCCCTGTACGACTATGAGGCCAGGACAGAGGATGACCTGACCTTCCAGAAAGGGGAGAAATTCCACATCATCAACAACAC GGAGGGTGACTGGTGGGAGGCCAGGTCGCTGAGCTCAGGCACCACGGGTTACATCCCCAGCAACTACGTGGCCCCCGTGGACTCTATCCAGGCAGAAGA GTGGTACTTTGGTAAGATCGGGCGCAAGGATGCGGAGCGGCAGCTCCTGTGCCATGGAAACTGCAGGGGCACCTTCCTCATCCGGGAGAGCGAGACCACAAAAG GTGCCTACTCCCTCTCCATCCGGGACTGGGACGAGGCCAAGGGAGACCACGTGAAGCACTATAAGATTCGGAAACTGGACAACGGGGGCTACTACATCACCACCCGCGCCCAGTTTGACACcgtccagcagctggtccagcaCTATATAG AGCGGGCGGCTGGGCTGTGCTGCCGCCTGGCCGTGCCGTGCCATAAAGGAACGCCCAAGCTGGCCGACCTCTCGGTCAAAACCAAAGATGTGTGGGAGATCCCCCGCGAGTCCCTCCAGCTCCTCAAGAAGCTGGGCAACGGGCAGTTTGGGGAAGTGTGGATGG GCACATGGAATGGCACGACGAAGGTGGCGGTGAAGACGCTGAAGCCGGGCACCATGTCACCGGAGGCCTTCCTGGAGGAGGCGCAGATCATGAAGCGGCTGCGGCACGACAAGCTGGTGCAGCTCTACGCCGTCGTCTCGGAGGAGCCCATCTACATCGTCACGGAGTTCATGAGCCAGG gcagcttgCTGGATTTCCTAAAGGATGGGGATGGCCGCTACCTGAAGCTGCCCCAGCTGGTGGACATGGCTGCCCAG aTCGCGGCAGGCATGGCCTACATTGAGCGGATGAACTATATCCACCGGGACCTCCGCGCTGCCAACATCCTGGTGGGAGACAACCTGGTGTGCAAGATCGCCGACTTCGGCCTCGCTCGCCTCATCGAGGACAACGAGTACACGGCGCGCCAGG GTGCCAAGTTCCCCATCAAGTGGACAGCCCCAGAGGCCGCGCTTTTTGGGAAGTTCACCATCAAGTCCGACGTCTGGTCCTTTGGCATCCTCCTGACCGAGCTGGTGACCAAAGGCCGGGTGCCCTACCCAG GGATGAACAACCGGGAGGTGCTGGAGCAAGTAGAGCGGGGGTACCGCATGCAGTGCCCGGGCAACTGCCCCCCGTCCCTGCACGAAGTGATGGTGCAGTGCTGGAAGCGGGAGCCTGAGGAGCGTCCCACCTTCGAGTACCTCCAGTCCTTCCTCGAGGACTACTTCACCGCCACCGAGCCCCAGTACCAACCGGGGGACAACCAGTGA